One segment of Planctomycetota bacterium DNA contains the following:
- a CDS encoding Fur family transcriptional regulator: protein MSPCRNALEQRMEVFRDACKKAGIRVTPQRVEVFRQVACTEEHPDAETVFRRVRRRLTTVSLDTVYRTLDLLEDFGLISRVDVLCDRARFDANRERHHHFVCVRCGAVHDFVHPGWDRSTVPEAVKAMGDVRSMHVQFRGLCSRCAAQERRGGKRPRS, encoded by the coding sequence GTGTCGCCCTGTCGCAATGCACTCGAGCAGCGCATGGAGGTCTTCAGGGATGCCTGCAAGAAGGCAGGCATCCGGGTGACGCCTCAGCGGGTGGAAGTCTTCCGACAGGTCGCCTGCACGGAGGAGCACCCGGATGCGGAGACGGTGTTCAGGCGAGTGCGACGACGGCTGACGACTGTCTCCCTCGACACGGTCTATCGGACTCTGGACCTGCTGGAGGACTTTGGCCTTATCTCCAGGGTGGATGTGCTGTGCGACCGGGCACGCTTCGATGCGAACCGGGAGCGGCACCACCACTTCGTGTGCGTCCGGTGCGGTGCCGTCCACGACTTCGTGCATCCCGGGTGGGACCGCTCCACCGTGCCCGAGGCGGTGAAGGCGATGGGCGACGTGAGGTCCATGCACGTGCAGTTCCGGGGCCTGTGCTCGAGGTGCGCGGCGCAGGAGCGGAGAGGAGGCAAACGGCCCCGCTCCTGA